The following coding sequences are from one Candidatus Cloacimonadota bacterium window:
- a CDS encoding thiosulfate oxidation carrier complex protein SoxZ — MKHLLISIALLALSFGAFAHPASELQASYTASTQTLKLSFEHSVKNPLDHYIQSIEIRHNGTMIISQVASAQDTASGGEYIYKIPNLKKNDKIDITLICNKSGRKTASMVLK, encoded by the coding sequence ATGAAACATCTGCTCATCAGCATCGCCCTTCTGGCCCTCAGTTTCGGCGCTTTCGCCCATCCCGCCAGCGAACTGCAGGCCTCCTACACCGCTTCCACGCAAACTTTGAAGCTCAGCTTCGAACACAGCGTGAAAAACCCCCTGGACCACTACATCCAAAGTATCGAGATCCGCCACAACGGCACCATGATCATCTCGCAGGTGGCCAGCGCCCAGGATACGGCCTCCGGGGGCGAATACATCTACAAGATCCCCAACCTGAAAAAGAACGACAAGATCGACATCACCCTCATCTGCAACAAAAGCGGCAGGAAAACCGCTTCCATGGTTTTAAAGTAA